CACCTCAATATAACCTTGATCCACAAAGCGTTCGTCCGGACGCACCAATCCCTCCTGCAGGGCGGCGGCGGCCACAACCGCCTTAAAAGTGGAACCGGGCTCATAAACGATGGATATGGCGCGGTTCTTGCGCTCATTCGCGCTATATCGCCAAAACTGGTTGGGGTTATAGGTCGGTCGGCTGGCCATGGCTAAAATCTCGCCGGTGCGGGGATTCATCACAATTACCGTGGCCCCTTTGGCTTTGGTCTTCGCCATGGCCTTGTCGAGGCTCTGCTCGACAATAAACTGAATGGTGCTGTCAATGGTAAGATAGACACTCTTGCCCGGCTGACGGGGCTTGAGCGCAAAGATGGACTTAAAAATCGGCGTGCCATAGCTGTCTGTTTCGATGATTTGCCGCTGGCTCTCGCCTCTGATGAGCTTGTCCAGCGCATGCTCAATCCCCTCGAGGCCGCGGTCGTCGGTACCGACAAACCCCAAGACATGGGCGGCTAAGCTGTCATTGGGGTAATAGCGCCTATTTTCCTCCACAAAATCGAACCCCTTGAGGCCATGCTCCTTGATCAGGGCCGCCACGGCGTTAGCCGCTTCCGGCTCCAGCGTCCGCTTAAGCCAAATGAAGCTACCGTTCACCGTCAGACGCTCCTTGATTTCCGCAGCCGGCAGGCCAAGATGCGGCGCCAATAGCGCGGCCACGGCCTCAGCGTCCTGCCCGGCCTGTTTAAACTGGTCAGGATTAACATACAGCGACTTCGCCATGCTGCTGATCGCAAGCGGCCGGCCGCTGCGGTCGAAAATCGCGCCCCGCGGCGATTGCAGCACTAGGCTGTCCTGCAGCTGATAGCGCACTTTTTCCGCCAGCTGGTCGCCCTGCACAAACTGGATCCAGGCGATGCGCCCGCCGAGCGCCACCAAGGCGACAATGACGCCAAAAATAAACCAAAAGATGCGTTTGCGTGGCGTGTCCGCCAGTTTTGCCATAATTCTCCGTCCTTTACCAAGCAACAACTTATTCCGGTATATTCGCCGGCGCGGCAAAATTCCCTTTGCCGTCTAGCCGACAAAGGCAAAGCTATCAAACACGCGCTGAAACAGCGGTTCGTATACCTCGCGCAGTGAAGCCGGACAGGTGCCGGTCAGCACATAGACGTCGGGATACCGGCAGATAATCATTTGCAGCACGAAATACTGCTGTTCCCACGACAGGCGCCAGGTAAAAGCCAACCGGTAATAAGGCGCGTAGGCGTTGTCGAGCAGCTGCTTGTCCAGCAGCCGGTACTGCCAGAGCATTTTCTCCTGACTGGCCACCGTGCTTACTACATAATCGGTAAGCGTATGAGTGGCCGGCAGAATTTGATGTACTAACGTGAGGGTATTAATCTCATAGCGCATTTCCGGCGCCGTAAATATGGCTAAAAACTGGTGGGGCGACTGACTGGTGCACAGCCACTCGTCCGGCACCTCAAACTGCAACCGGTGGTCGTACTGGCGGAACACCTTGGCCTCGGCTGCCGGACAAGTAGCGGCAGTCAACATCGCCAGCATCGCTAGTACCACAACTACCCTTCCCATGCTCTCCCCCCTTGCTAGCATTTCTATACGCCAGCGCGATTTTCCCTGCCGTTGGCGCAAAAACATTGAATCCGTCCCGCCGCTGGTTCAGCAAAGATATTCATGACATAAATGTCACCACAAAACATGAAAAATTTGAAGTTTAACCACGGAAGACACAGAGCACGTGATATCCATCACGCGAAGAATATAATATAATTTAAATTCCTCCGTGTTCTCTGTGGTTCCCTATATTTTCCATCTTGAAGCCACCTATTTTTCAGGGTAGACCCCCCATGTCGTTAGCACGACACCAACAAAGAATGAAAACAGGTGTAGAGTTTTCGGAGTAGTTAGATAAAGTAAAATAAAGTACGTTATTCACATAACTTTTTTAAGTTATTTAATTAACTTGACTCAAACGGGCTGCAAAATGTCACAATATTGCGTATAATATTATTAAAAGCAGGGTGGAGGGAAAGTTATGTACGATTGTTCAACCTACTGCCTCGGTCCCGGATGTGATCTTTGGACGTGTTGCCACCAAGAAAGCATTGCCCTGGCCGCCGCGATTGCTGCCAAAGAGCCGCCGGCCAATCCGGAATGCTATACAGTGCAATAATAATGACGCAAAAAAACGGGATACATGCATCCTACAGCATGCATCCCGTTTTTTGTTACATAACAGCCGTCTGGCGCGAAGCAGTTTTGGCGCGCTGGCGCTTGACATACACGCCCACTCCCAGTACCCCGGCGGTAATAAGGGCCGGCAACAGCCATTCCGGCATGAGCTGGGTAATAAACACGCCCAGACGGTGGTCATCTACCATCATCTCCCCGGCTGTCCAGGCAATAAGGCCCGCGCCGGCATAGACAATGATCGGAAACTTTTCCATAAGCATCATAATAAGGCGACTGCCGCAAATAATGAGGGGAATACTCAGCGCCAACCCGATGGCCAGCAGAAGATAGTTGCCGTTAGCCACAGCGGCAATCGCCAGTGTATTATCCAGGCTCATCACCAAGTCAGCGATAATAATGGTCTTGATGGCACCCCAGAAGGACTTGGAGGCTTCAATGGTTTCGTCATGCTGTTCTTCCAGCAAAAGTTTGGCGGCAATCCACACCAGCAGAACGCCGCCGGCAAACTGTAAATACGGTATTTTTAGCAGTGCAACCGCCACGACGGTTAAAATCACCCGCAGCCCTATTGCCCCAGCACTACCCCACAGGATGGCCATCTTTTGCTGCTTAGCGGGGAGCGACCGGCTCGCCATAGCGATAACCACCGCGTTGTCGCCGCTAAGCACGATGTTCACCATCATGATGCTAAATAGTGCGACTAAGAACTCCATTTTCTGCACCTCTCAATTGTTTGACTTTAGGAGCAAATTATGCTAATCAATCACTAATTAAAAAATTAAAGCCTCACTCCCTCCGGTAAATCGCCATACAATTTAGTACCTCATCCTAAAGATATTTTAGCACTGTCACTCCCACCATGCAAGCATTAGATAACAATATATACTGTATACTTGTCCGGCAAATATAGCATAAATTTCCAGGTTGGAGCAGGGCCACGATTTTTGATATAATATTCTTTAAACCGATAATAAAGAAGGTATGCAGATGATCAAACTGCCTGAATGGAAGAAAAACCTCGCCGTTATGTGGTTCGCCCAGCTGGCCGGTATGGGCGCCATCACCGGCGTTATGTCTTTTTTGCCGCTTTATGTGCCCGAGCTCGGCATCACCCAACTGGAAGAAGTTGAGTTCTGGTCCGGTATCCTGATGGGTGTATCATCACTGTTTGCGGCGCTGGCCGGCCCTCACTGGGGAGCCCTCGCCGACCGGAAAGGCCGCAAACCCATGGTGGAACGGGTCATGCTCGCCTTCGCTATTATTATGGGCCTTATGGCGCTGGTGACGAGCGTCTACCAACTGCTGGTGCTTCGCATCATTCAGGGCATTTTCGGTGGTTTTACGGCGGCAGCGCTGGCCCTGGTCACCAGTATCACCCCCGCGGAAGAGCTGGGTTTTACCATGGGCGTCTTCCAGACGGCGATGATTGCCGGCAGCGCCTTTGGCCCCATGTTCGGCGGCTTGGTCGCCGACCACTTCGGCTACCGCAGCGCCTTTGTCGCCTTTAGCCTGCTTTGCCTGGTCTCGCTGGTCACGGTCCACCTGTTTGTCAGTGAGCGCTTCGTGCCGGTAGAGCTTGAAGCCAAACCCTCGGTTCGCGGCCAAGTCCTGCAGGTCTTAGCCATCCCCGGTTTGAAAGGCATGCTATTTGTCCAGTTTCTGGTCCAGTTTGCCGTCCAGGTCATTGCGCCAGTATTGCCACTTTATGTCCAAACCCTGGCCCCTAACATCACCTATGTAGCCAGCATTTGCGGCGCCATTATCTCCGCCGCCGGCCTTACCAGCGCCTTGGCGTCGGCGGTCGTCGGCAGCCTGGTCCAGCCGCATCGCCCATCACATCATTCCTGTTTATTGGCGCCAGCCTGGCCGCCTTGTCCTTCGCCGGTCAGGCGCTCGCGGGCAGCGTCCTCACGCTGGGCGTGCTTCGCGGCGTGAGTGGTCTGTTCATCGGCGCGATGCTTCCCAGCGTCAACGCCCTTATCTCGCTATTAATCCCGTCAGCCAAACGCGGTGTCGCCTTCGGTGTCACCACCGCCGCCTCCCAAATGGGCAATGTGCTCGGCCCCGTCATTGGCGGCGCCATCGCCCTTTCCCTGTCCATCCCCGCCGTGTTTTGGCTTACGGCCAGCCTGTTCGCCATCGTGGCTGTCTGGGTGGCGTGGCGCGTCCGCGACCCGCGCCTGCAAGAATGTGAAAATCTTAATTAGCGGACAAAAACCGGCAAACCCTCGCGGCCAGCGAGGGTTTAGCATTTTACAATACCTAATATGCCAAAGCGTAGCGCTTCATTGTTGCCAACACAATTTGCCAATCAGACCGCTCACCTTGCGCGAAGGCGATAAGATCACGGCGGGAGGATAGCTTAAAAGCAACAACGGCTTGACCGCCCTCATCTGCTATCAGCGCCGGGCCGCTGCCGCCGTGATTGGCAAAAACCAGCGGCTGGGCGGCAATCACCATCAGGACGATCAGCGTCATGATGCAAATTTTCATTGTAATCGCCTCCTTACAGGCTTAATATTTGCATTTTCAGCGGCAATTATCCTGTTTCACCGCCACCCGAATTTTGCCGCCGCTGTCGCCACTTGCTCGCCGCGGCGCACAGGGCCGCCGGTTCGTTCGCAAGCTGGCCGTCCTGTACGCGCCGCAGCGCGATGCGCAGAAATTCGCCCATCGCGCGGCCATCGCCCAGCACCGCTTTGAGCTTTCCGGCGTCGTAAGCCAGATCACGGGTATGGACCGGCATCGCCGCCGCCAGCTGCGCGAGATAGCCCCCGAACTGCTTGGCCGCGACGACCGGCCGGCTCCCCTGACCGGTCGCCGCGGCGTCAGCCGCACCGAGCGCGGCCAACTGGGCAAAGGCGGCCGCTAGTTCGGCCGAACTGGCAAAACGACCGGAGCGCGCCTCGCGCCGCACCCAACGCACGACCGCCGCTGGTGACTGGGCCGCATAAAAGTGAAACCGCATATGGTTGGCCACCAGCCAGACGAGCAGTTCCCGCCGCTTGGCCGGAAAGCGCAGCCGGGAAGCGATGGCCGCCGCTAGTTTCGCCCCCGCCTGGTCATGGCCATGGTCGGTGGGCTGTCCGTCCGGGCTAAAAGCGCGCACTCCCGGCAAGCCTTTGCCAATGTCGTGAAAAAAAAGCGCCGCCCAACGCAGCGTCAAATCGGGCGGTGTCTGGCGCACCGTCTCCAAAGTGTTGCCACCACCCGTCCCAGGCATGGTAAGCAGGATTTTGCGGCAGGCCGACGAGGTGATTGAGCTCGGGCAAAATGGCTACCGCCTGGTACTCCCCCTTTTCTTTGACCCGGCAGGAAGCGCCGGCCAGCCCGGTAGCCACCAGCGCAGCCAGCCCAAGATGCGGATAATCACCAAGCAGCAGCTTATCCAGTTCAAGCCGTACCCGCTCCAAAGACAATCCGGCCATTCGCCCCAGATTGGCGGGAATGGCCGCCAGCGTTACATCATCAATGGCAAAACCAAGCTGGGCGGCAAACCGGCAGGCGCGCAACATCCTAAGCGCGTCCTCGCCAAACCGCCGGTTAGGATCGCCGACCGTTCGGATTAGGCGGGCCGCCAAGTCGCGGCGACCGCCAAACGGATCAATGATGTTGCCGGCGACGTCCATCGCCATCGCGTTGACCGTAAAATCCCGCCGGCTAAGATCGTCGGTGATGGTATCGGCATACCAAACCTCGGCGGGGCGATGGCTGTCTTCACCATAACGCTCGCCGCGAAAGGTAGCCACCTCCACTCCCGTACCGTCAACCACCACCATGACGACGCCGTAGTTTGTCCCCAGCTTGTCTACTACTTGCCAGCCCTGGCGGGCGGCAATCTCCCTCACCGCCTCCGGGCGGGCGCTGGTGGCAATGTCATAGTCGTTGACCGGCCGGCCGGCCACAAGGTCGCGCACCGCGCCGCCGGCAATATAAGCGGCATAGCCGTTTGCTCCCAGGGCGGTTAAAATTAACTGCACCGCCTGCGGAACTCGTTCAATCATGCCAACCGTCCCACCTTTACCCCGCGCTTTGCCGTTTAATATCACTAGCCCGGAGTTGGATAGACAGGCGGCCTTGCCATTC
Above is a window of Thermosinus carboxydivorans Nor1 DNA encoding:
- a CDS encoding DcrB-related protein; translated protein: MGRVVVVLAMLAMLTAATCPAAEAKVFRQYDHRLQFEVPDEWLCTSQSPHQFLAIFTAPEMRYEINTLTLVHQILPATHTLTDYVVSTVASQEKMLWQYRLLDKQLLDNAYAPYYRLAFTWRLSWEQQYFVLQMIICRYPDVYVLTGTCPASLREVYEPLFQRVFDSFAFVG
- a CDS encoding TerC family protein, yielding MEFLVALFSIMMVNIVLSGDNAVVIAMASRSLPAKQQKMAILWGSAGAIGLRVILTVVAVALLKIPYLQFAGGVLLVWIAAKLLLEEQHDETIEASKSFWGAIKTIIIADLVMSLDNTLAIAAVANGNYLLLAIGLALSIPLIICGSRLIMMLMEKFPIIVYAGAGLIAWTAGEMMVDDHRLGVFITQLMPEWLLPALITAGVLGVGVYVKRQRAKTASRQTAVM
- a CDS encoding MFS transporter, whose translation is MIKLPEWKKNLAVMWFAQLAGMGAITGVMSFLPLYVPELGITQLEEVEFWSGILMGVSSLFAALAGPHWGALADRKGRKPMVERVMLAFAIIMGLMALVTSVYQLLVLRIIQGIFGGFTAAALALVTSITPAEELGFTMGVFQTAMIAGSAFGPMFGGLVADHFGYRSAFVAFSLLCLVSLVTVHLFVSERFVPVELEAKPSVRGQVLQVLAIPGLKGMLFVQFLVQFAVQVIAPVLPLYVQTLAPNITYVASICGAIISAAGLTSALASAVVGSLVQPHRPSHHSCLLAPAWPPCPSPVRRSRAASSRWACFAA
- a CDS encoding MFS transporter → MSFAGQALAGSVLTLGVLRGVSGLFIGAMLPSVNALISLLIPSAKRGVAFGVTTAASQMGNVLGPVIGGAIALSLSIPAVFWLTASLFAIVAVWVAWRVRDPRLQECENLN
- a CDS encoding HD domain-containing protein is translated as MRQTPPDLTLRWAALFFHDIGKGLPGVRAFSPDGQPTDHGHDQAGAKLAAAIASRLRFPAKRRELLVWLVANHMRFHFYAAQSPAAVVRWVRREARSGRFASSAELAAAFAQLAALGAADAAATGQGSRPVVAAKQFGGYLAQLAAAMPVHTRDLAYDAGKLKAVLGDGRAMGEFLRIALRRVQDGQLANEPAALCAAASKWRQRRQNSGGGETG
- a CDS encoding CCA tRNA nucleotidyltransferase, with amino-acid sequence MIERVPQAVQLILTALGANGYAAYIAGGAVRDLVAGRPVNDYDIATSARPEAVREIAARQGWQVVDKLGTNYGVVMVVVDGTGVEVATFRGERYGEDSHRPAEVWYADTITDDLSRRDFTVNAMAMDVAGNIIDPFGGRRDLAARLIRTVGDPNRRFGEDALRMLRACRFAAQLGFAIDDVTLAAIPANLGRMAGLSLERVRLELDKLLLGDYPHLGLAALVATGLAGASCRVKEKGEYQAVAILPELNHLVGLPQNPAYHAWDGWWQHFGDGAPDTARFDAALGGAFFSRHWQRLAGSARF